A part of Onthophagus taurus isolate NC chromosome 7, IU_Otau_3.0, whole genome shotgun sequence genomic DNA contains:
- the LOC111414935 gene encoding uncharacterized protein, with amino-acid sequence MENGTHTLNTKDTCENNKVENEEKSPPQKLLHDEVVDALIKEAEKRGLTNCQLDITSGSAKGDNFMGILAKVKVTGKNVDGEDVEWNWIAKAAPQTDMYRSMLKIDIAYATEVYMYKLFDQLDEFQAEKKLLQPFNAHPKFVLSYLEPYKESFVMEDLKAEGYVLRDRKQPLDLHHVKHVMREYGKFHAISFALRDQKPELFAKLAKETKDKIFGMDDIAELEKMKKFQNNFCEKLLDTLNEEADAEAIKSFKYYAKDPIQVHIDSVENTNEYSVILHGDCWTNNFIWKYEDAENPELPTKVCILDWQLSRYGSVALDLSYFFYACTSQEFREKHYDKMIQLYYYTLCSHLVEMGSDPEKLFPYSELINELKHHCTFGVYMGTMVLHIMMSDNTEVPEFGKSENVDQFMEAFDYKSVNDNLFRDRARGVIVHMHQKGYFDYLKET; translated from the exons atggaaAACGGCACTCACACTTTAAATACTAAAGATACTTGTGAAAACAATAAAGtcgaaaatgaagaaaaatcaCCACCACAAAAACTCCTTCACGATGAAGTTGTcgatgctttaattaaagaaGCCGAAAAAAGAGGATTAACTAATTGTCAACTCGATATAACATCCGGTAGTGCAAAAGGAGATAATTTTATGGGTATTTTAGCGAAAGTAAAAGTAAcaggaaaaaatgttgacgGAGAAGATGTCGAATGGAATTGGATTGCAAAAGCAGCCCCACAAACCGATATGTACCGTTCAATGCTAAAAATTGACATTGCATATGCAACAGAAGTTTACATGTACAAACTTTTCGATCAACTCGACGAATTCCAAGcagaaaagaaacttttacaacCCTTTAACGCCCATCCGAAATTCGTACTTTCATATCTCGAACCGTATAAGGAGAGTTTTGTTATGGAAGATTTGAAAGCGGAAGGTTATGTTTTGAGAGATCGGAAACAACCGCTCGATCTCCATCACGTAAAGCACGTCATGAGGGAATATGGTAAATTTCATGCGATTTCATTTGCTTTGAGAGATCAAAAACCGGAACTTTTTGCTAAATTGGCTAAAGAAactaaagataaaatatttggtATGGATGATATCGCTGAAttggaaaaaatgaaaaagtttcaaaataatttttgtgaaaaactTTTGGATACATTAAATGAGGAAGCTGATGCAGAAGcgattaaatcttttaaatattacgCCAAAGATCCTATTCAAGTTCATATAGATTCAGTTGAAAATACTAATGAGTACAGTGTTATTTTACATGGTGATTGTTGgactaataattttatatggaAGTATGAG gaTGCTGAAAATCCAGAACTGCCGACCAAAGTATGTATATTAGATTGGCAATTATCTCGTTACGGATCAGTAGCATTAGATCTTTCCTACTTCTTTTACGCTTGCACAAGTCAAGAATTCAGAGAAAAACACTACGACAAAATGATTCAACTGTATTATTACACGTTGTGTTCGCATTTAGTGGAAATGGGAAGCGACCCGGAAAAACTATTTCCGTACTCGGAGTTGATTAACGAACTGAAACATCATTGCACGTTCGGTGTTTATATGGGCACAATGGTTTTACATATCATGATGAGCGATAATACCGAAGTGCCCGAATTCGGTAAAAGCGAAAATGTCGATCAGTTCATGGAGGCTTTCGATTATAAAAGTGTTAACGATAATCTTTTTAGAGACCGTGCTAGGGGAGTTATAGTGCATATGCATCAAAAAGGATATTTTGATTACTTAAAAGAAAcgtag